In Flavobacterium sp. N3904, one DNA window encodes the following:
- a CDS encoding tetratricopeptide repeat protein — protein sequence MKSILKIVVCLLLLNYAAYGQKSQIKDAQKEFKAGHFEETLAILKPIEYLINNASDEDKIHFYYLKGNSLLNLAQNKVNVSNNLSLAAATFSDLIQVENESGIFKYTPEISKAVLKIKIDLLDSAKEDMSLQKFANSSDKFYQAYTLDKKDTLQLYNAAVSYNKANEVDLALKCFEELKMLDYSGGNMVYIAYSKKNLADEMFATLDERDLRIQYGTHIKPRQELRSKKAEIYKNIALIYAQKGYKEKAIKIINQARKYNGEDGSLALMEANLYLETKDYDYFDKLASDLMLANPNDAELVNSLGISCQNQKYFEGAEFYYKKAMQMDSRYTNPIINLSVLIIDKGVALTARMNNLGASSTDKKNYEELKLQRENLMKSVVPYLQRVISIDPFNASAKQLLSSINNVISIQSKAIASDE from the coding sequence ATGAAAAGTATTTTAAAAATCGTTGTTTGTTTGTTGTTGTTAAATTATGCTGCTTATGGTCAAAAAAGTCAGATTAAGGATGCTCAGAAAGAGTTTAAAGCTGGTCATTTTGAGGAAACTTTAGCCATATTAAAACCAATAGAATATTTAATTAATAATGCTTCAGATGAGGATAAAATTCATTTTTATTATTTAAAAGGAAATTCATTATTGAACTTGGCCCAAAATAAAGTAAATGTTTCTAATAATCTTTCATTGGCAGCAGCAACATTTAGTGATTTAATTCAAGTAGAAAATGAATCTGGTATATTTAAATATACGCCAGAAATCAGTAAAGCTGTTTTGAAAATAAAAATTGATTTGTTGGATAGCGCTAAAGAAGATATGAGTTTGCAAAAATTCGCAAATTCCTCAGATAAATTTTATCAGGCATACACACTAGATAAAAAAGACACCTTGCAATTATACAATGCAGCAGTGTCATATAATAAAGCAAATGAAGTGGATTTGGCTTTAAAATGTTTTGAAGAATTAAAAATGCTTGATTATTCTGGGGGCAATATGGTATATATAGCCTATAGTAAAAAGAACTTGGCCGACGAAATGTTTGCTACTTTGGATGAAAGAGATTTGAGAATTCAGTATGGAACCCACATTAAACCGAGACAGGAATTGCGGTCCAAAAAAGCTGAGATTTACAAAAATATTGCCTTGATTTATGCCCAAAAAGGATACAAAGAAAAAGCCATAAAGATTATAAATCAAGCTAGAAAATATAATGGGGAAGATGGTTCCCTTGCATTAATGGAAGCAAATTTATATTTGGAAACGAAAGATTACGACTATTTTGACAAACTTGCGTCCGATTTGATGCTTGCAAATCCTAATGATGCAGAATTAGTGAATAGTCTGGGAATAAGTTGTCAAAACCAAAAGTATTTTGAAGGAGCTGAGTTTTATTATAAAAAAGCCATGCAAATGGATTCTAGATACACAAATCCAATTATTAATTTGTCAGTTTTAATAATTGATAAAGGGGTTGCGTTGACAGCAAGAATGAACAATTTGGGAGCATCATCAACGGATAAGAAAAATTATGAAGAGTTGAAGTTACAAAGGGAAAATTTAATGAAAAGTGTGGTTCCTTATCTGCAAAGAGTGATAAGTATTGACCCCTTTAATGCTAGCGCAAAGCAATTGCTTTCCAGCATAAATAATGTTATCAGTATTCAATCTAAAGCTATTGCTTCAGATGAATAA
- a CDS encoding ArsR/SmtB family transcription factor, translated as MGLTKQIDFEKEINDIAETCRALGHPARIQIMTLLLIKNNRTCGEIVAVLPLAQSTVSKHLLELKKATLLNVKNIGKKTIYSVNLNKIEVLKKYLSNYISNTVKIEEVDISKLTFIPKNQISMEPKLHLKKYNYQFPHKKNKTD; from the coding sequence ATGGGCCTAACAAAACAAATTGATTTTGAAAAAGAGATAAATGATATCGCTGAGACATGCAGAGCATTGGGACATCCAGCCCGAATACAAATTATGACTTTGTTACTTATAAAAAACAACAGAACCTGTGGAGAAATTGTAGCTGTTTTACCATTAGCTCAATCAACTGTTTCTAAACATTTATTAGAATTAAAAAAAGCAACATTACTAAATGTCAAAAACATTGGGAAGAAAACAATTTATTCTGTAAACCTCAACAAAATTGAAGTCTTAAAAAAATACCTCAGCAATTATATTTCGAACACCGTCAAAATTGAAGAAGTCGACATTTCAAAACTTACGTTTATTCCTAAAAATCAAATTTCAATGGAGCCAAAACTACATTTAAAAAAATACAACTATCAATTTCCACATAAAAAAAACAAAACCGACTAA
- a CDS encoding DsbA family protein — protein sequence MENLLKIQIWSDVMCPFCYIGKRKIEGALDQFENKKSVVIEWKSFQLDPSFVATPNENIVDHLAEKYRRDTDWAQTMIDNMTENAKTSGLDFHFEKAILANSLNAHRLLHLAKKHNLSNELEELLFKAYLTDGKNVNDLNTLESLGLEVGLDKEAIENVLNTDLYANEVQQEQQEAQSLGVTGVPFFVFDNKYAVSGAQPTQVFLKTLQKSWEEGNFETKLKLQNTTDENSCGIDGCE from the coding sequence ATGGAAAATCTATTAAAAATACAAATCTGGTCAGATGTAATGTGTCCGTTTTGTTATATAGGGAAAAGAAAAATCGAAGGAGCACTAGACCAATTTGAGAATAAAAAATCGGTTGTTATCGAATGGAAAAGCTTTCAGCTAGATCCAAGTTTTGTGGCAACTCCCAACGAAAACATTGTCGATCATTTGGCAGAAAAATATAGAAGAGATACCGATTGGGCTCAAACAATGATTGATAATATGACTGAAAATGCAAAAACATCTGGATTAGATTTTCATTTTGAAAAAGCCATTCTTGCCAATTCATTAAATGCTCATCGCTTGTTGCATTTGGCAAAAAAACATAATTTGTCAAACGAATTGGAAGAACTTTTATTTAAAGCCTATTTGACTGATGGCAAAAATGTAAACGATTTGAACACTTTAGAATCTTTGGGTCTCGAAGTAGGATTAGATAAAGAAGCAATTGAAAACGTATTAAACACTGACCTTTATGCTAATGAGGTGCAACAAGAGCAACAAGAAGCACAATCCCTAGGTGTAACTGGTGTTCCTTTCTTTGTATTTGACAATAAATACGCTGTATCGGGAGCACAACCCACCCAAGTGTTTTTGAAAACATTACAAAAATCCTGGGAAGAAGGAAATTTTGAAACCAAATTAAAACTCCAAAACACCACTGACGAAAACAGTTGTGGTATCGATGGTTGTGAATAA
- a CDS encoding Gfo/Idh/MocA family protein: MSENTKLVRWGIIGCGNVTELKSGPAYQKTKGFTISAVMRRDAEKAADYAKRHEIKKYYTNADDLINDPEVDAIYIATPPDTHKYYGLKVAEAGKTCCIEKPLAPNFQDCLSISEAFEAKNTPLFVAYYRRTLPRFEQIKKWIDTKTIGEVRHIRWHLSKPTTDQDRSGEYNWRTDKTIATGGYFDDLASHGLDLFIHYFGTIKEVSGISLNQQGLYTSTDAATANWLHESGITGSGSWNFGTFEREDVVEIYGSKGKITFSVFENTPIILKTKEGESIHQIHHPENIQLYHVEQMREHLLGNSAHPSSGFTASHTSWVMDQIIGN, from the coding sequence ATGAGTGAAAATACAAAATTAGTTCGTTGGGGTATTATTGGTTGCGGAAATGTCACAGAATTAAAAAGTGGGCCAGCCTATCAAAAAACAAAAGGTTTTACGATATCAGCAGTGATGCGTAGAGATGCAGAAAAAGCAGCCGACTATGCCAAAAGACATGAAATAAAGAAATATTACACCAATGCAGACGATCTAATAAATGATCCTGAAGTAGATGCCATATATATTGCCACACCTCCCGACACTCATAAATATTATGGATTAAAAGTAGCTGAAGCTGGAAAAACCTGTTGTATTGAAAAACCTTTGGCGCCCAATTTCCAAGATTGTTTGAGTATCAGTGAAGCTTTTGAAGCCAAAAATACTCCTTTATTTGTTGCCTATTACAGACGAACGTTACCACGATTCGAGCAAATCAAGAAATGGATTGACACAAAAACTATTGGAGAAGTCAGACACATCCGCTGGCATTTGAGCAAACCTACAACCGATCAAGACCGCTCAGGAGAATACAACTGGAGAACCGACAAAACAATTGCTACAGGCGGTTATTTTGACGATTTGGCCAGCCACGGATTGGATTTGTTCATCCATTATTTTGGAACCATAAAAGAAGTCTCCGGAATTAGCCTTAACCAACAAGGCCTTTATACTTCCACAGATGCAGCCACGGCCAATTGGCTTCACGAGTCTGGAATTACAGGTAGCGGAAGTTGGAATTTTGGCACTTTTGAACGTGAAGATGTAGTAGAAATTTATGGTAGTAAAGGCAAAATCACATTTTCTGTTTTTGAAAACACCCCAATAATTCTTAAAACCAAAGAAGGCGAATCAATCCATCAAATTCATCATCCCGAAAACATTCAGTTGTATCATGTAGAACAAATGCGGGAACATCTTTTAGGAAATTCAGCACATCCTTCCAGTGGATTTACGGCATCACATACCAGTTGGGTAATGGATCAAATCATTGGAAACTGA
- a CDS encoding glycoside hydrolase family 95 protein, translating to MNLNFIKKLLLVFFFSTFFGKVVAQSSHVLWYNQPAEFFEETLVLGNGKMGATVFGGVNSDKIYLNDITLWSGQPVNANMNPEAYKNLPAIREALKNENYKLAEELNKKIEGKNSESYQPLGTLEINNHHIGKVSNYHRELDISNATSKVSYEVDGVKFTREYFVSAPDQIMIIKLACSKKGVLNFDIVPSSLLKFKTESKDSMLSMNGSAPIHENPGYVNYQLTYLPVELLQTEDLKENGPGTRFTSSIKIKNTDGTITSSSSSLGLKNGTEAIIYVSIATSFNGFDKNSAFQGLDNKKIASKNLNKAFAKSFDKLKQTHISDYQKFYNRVTLDLGKTTAPNLPTDERLLRYSEGKEDKNLEILYFNYGRYLLISSSRTLGVPANLQGLWNPHLYAPWSSNYTMNINLEENYWLAENTNLSEMHLPLLSFIKNLSVTGKVTAKTFYGVDKGWAAAHNSDIWAMTNPVGQFGKEDPMWACWPMAGAWLSTHIWEHYVFTQDKEYLKKEGYPLMKGAAEFCQGWLVFDKKGNLITGPSTSPENQYITPDGFVGATMYGGTADLAMIRECFDKTIRAAKILNIDADFRAELEKDLANLHPYQIGKKGNLQEWYFDWEDKDPKHRHQSQLFGLFPGDHITPLKTPELAKASKKTLEIKGDETTGWSKGWRINLWARLWDGNRAYKMFRELLRYVDPDGKKTDSPRRGGGTYPNLFDAHPPFQIDGNFGGAAAVAEMLVQSNENEIRLLPALPDAWESGTVKGICARGGFEISMEWNNKSLKKVSVFSKKGGKTTLISGEKKQDVTLKKGQQLEIVW from the coding sequence ATGAATTTAAACTTTATAAAAAAACTTCTTCTGGTTTTTTTCTTTTCTACTTTCTTCGGAAAAGTTGTAGCGCAGTCCAGTCACGTTTTGTGGTACAATCAACCTGCCGAATTTTTTGAGGAAACTTTAGTTTTGGGGAATGGAAAAATGGGGGCCACAGTTTTCGGAGGCGTAAATTCAGATAAAATTTACCTGAATGACATCACGCTTTGGTCAGGACAACCAGTAAATGCCAACATGAATCCAGAAGCATATAAAAATCTACCCGCCATTCGGGAAGCACTAAAAAATGAAAATTACAAACTTGCCGAGGAGTTGAATAAAAAGATTGAAGGTAAAAATTCCGAGTCGTATCAGCCACTAGGAACGTTGGAAATCAATAACCATCACATTGGCAAAGTTTCAAACTATCACAGAGAATTGGATATTTCGAATGCGACATCCAAAGTAAGTTATGAAGTTGACGGAGTGAAATTTACCCGCGAATATTTTGTTTCGGCACCAGACCAAATCATGATAATCAAATTGGCATGCAGTAAAAAAGGGGTATTGAATTTCGATATCGTTCCCAGCAGTTTATTAAAATTCAAAACTGAATCAAAAGACAGTATGTTGTCGATGAATGGTTCTGCGCCAATTCATGAAAATCCAGGTTATGTCAATTATCAACTAACTTATTTGCCTGTTGAACTTTTACAAACAGAAGACTTAAAAGAAAATGGACCTGGAACACGCTTTACTTCATCTATTAAAATCAAAAATACTGATGGAACTATCACAAGTTCTTCTTCAAGTTTAGGTTTAAAAAACGGAACCGAAGCCATTATTTATGTCTCAATAGCTACTAGTTTTAATGGTTTTGATAAAAATTCCGCTTTTCAGGGATTGGATAATAAAAAAATTGCATCAAAAAATCTAAACAAAGCCTTTGCAAAATCTTTCGATAAATTAAAGCAAACTCATATTTCCGATTATCAAAAATTCTATAATCGTGTCACTTTAGATTTAGGAAAAACGACTGCGCCTAATTTACCAACAGACGAACGTTTACTAAGATATTCTGAAGGGAAAGAAGACAAGAATTTAGAAATTCTTTATTTTAATTATGGACGTTATTTATTGATTAGCTCGTCACGAACGCTTGGAGTTCCTGCCAATTTGCAAGGACTTTGGAATCCACATCTGTATGCGCCTTGGAGCAGTAATTATACTATGAATATCAATCTGGAAGAGAATTACTGGCTTGCCGAAAACACCAATCTTTCCGAAATGCATTTGCCGCTTTTGAGTTTTATAAAAAATCTTTCGGTTACAGGGAAAGTAACAGCCAAGACTTTTTACGGAGTTGATAAAGGTTGGGCTGCAGCGCACAATTCTGATATTTGGGCAATGACCAATCCCGTGGGGCAGTTTGGTAAAGAAGATCCCATGTGGGCATGCTGGCCAATGGCAGGTGCTTGGTTGAGTACGCACATTTGGGAGCATTATGTTTTTACCCAAGATAAAGAATACTTAAAGAAAGAAGGATATCCTTTGATGAAAGGGGCAGCTGAATTTTGTCAGGGTTGGCTTGTATTTGATAAAAAAGGAAATTTAATTACAGGTCCTTCGACTTCACCCGAAAATCAATATATAACACCTGATGGTTTTGTCGGGGCAACAATGTATGGCGGTACGGCCGATTTAGCAATGATAAGAGAATGTTTTGACAAAACAATTCGAGCTGCTAAAATTTTAAATATTGATGCCGACTTTAGAGCGGAACTTGAAAAAGATTTGGCTAATTTGCATCCGTACCAAATTGGGAAAAAAGGAAATCTGCAGGAGTGGTATTTTGATTGGGAAGATAAGGACCCAAAACACCGTCATCAATCACAGTTGTTCGGGCTTTTTCCTGGTGACCACATCACACCATTAAAAACTCCAGAATTAGCGAAAGCCTCTAAGAAAACATTAGAAATAAAAGGAGACGAAACCACAGGCTGGTCAAAAGGGTGGCGTATTAATCTTTGGGCTAGGCTTTGGGACGGTAATCGTGCCTATAAAATGTTTCGAGAACTCCTTCGATATGTTGATCCCGACGGAAAAAAAACCGACTCACCAAGAAGAGGAGGAGGGACATATCCTAATTTATTCGATGCACATCCGCCGTTTCAAATTGATGGAAATTTTGGTGGAGCCGCTGCTGTTGCCGAAATGTTGGTTCAGTCCAATGAAAATGAAATCAGATTATTGCCTGCTTTACCCGATGCTTGGGAATCTGGAACTGTAAAAGGAATTTGTGCCAGAGGAGGTTTTGAAATCTCGATGGAATGGAATAATAAAAGTCTAAAGAAAGTTTCGGTATTTTCTAAAAAAGGAGGTAAGACAACCTTAATTAGCGGAGAGAAAAAACAAGATGTCACTTTGAAAAAAGGACAGCAATTAGAAATAGTTTGGTAA
- a CDS encoding sialate O-acetylesterase: MKKQLVTLFLLVTFFSNANVKMPLLFSDGMVLQRNKSIPVWGWANANEKIEVHFNKQTKTIAAGKDGKWMVKLDAEKAGGPFELIIKGKNKIVIANVLVGEVWICSGQSNMEFQMYKTMNSKAEIEDSNYPMIRHFGVAQDLSGSPKEDLKAGKWAVCNKENVKDFTAVGYFFAKKLYAELKIPIGIINTSWGGTCVETWTSRDAFEKNDEFKGMIAGVPQVDMGSVFEIYKKSLLDNIKTVQGFEVTDANEKEYKAADFNDAKWPEIKVPSLWENQQIGNIDGIVWMRKTIVLSAEQAKKEAVLHMAKIDDEDTTYVNGVQVGTNTIWETSRIYKIPAGVLKEGKNVIAVRITDYSGGGGIYGDPNDLKIDFKDSNVSLQGLWKFNVIKVKIEISPNSYPSLLYNAMINPLIPYAFKGVLWYQGEANVWRAKQYKKAFPLMINDWRTKWNQGSFPFYFVQLSSFNEFNGNSKVGSRWAELREAQSETLKLPNTGMAVTTDIGNAKDIHPTNKQDVGLRLEAIALNNDYGKKRVHSGPTYKSQQIKGNQIILTFDNIGGGLSTSDSTDNVKGFEIAGSDKVFHSAKAIIKGNKIIVSSEKVPNPVAVHYGWADDDTEINLFNKEKFPASPFRTDNWEMITVNEKYQVSK, translated from the coding sequence ATGAAAAAACAATTAGTTACTTTATTTTTATTGGTTACTTTTTTTTCAAATGCCAATGTAAAAATGCCTTTGCTGTTTTCGGATGGAATGGTTTTGCAACGCAACAAGTCAATTCCGGTTTGGGGTTGGGCCAATGCCAATGAAAAAATCGAAGTTCATTTCAACAAACAAACCAAAACCATCGCAGCCGGTAAAGACGGAAAATGGATGGTAAAATTAGATGCTGAAAAAGCAGGAGGGCCTTTTGAATTAATTATTAAAGGTAAAAACAAAATTGTCATCGCCAATGTTTTGGTTGGAGAAGTCTGGATTTGCAGTGGACAATCGAATATGGAATTTCAAATGTATAAAACAATGAATTCCAAAGCAGAAATTGAAGACTCCAATTATCCAATGATTCGTCATTTTGGTGTTGCCCAAGATTTGAGTGGTTCACCAAAAGAAGATTTAAAAGCAGGAAAATGGGCCGTTTGTAATAAAGAAAATGTAAAAGATTTTACGGCTGTGGGTTACTTTTTTGCCAAAAAACTATACGCCGAATTAAAAATCCCAATCGGAATCATCAATACATCTTGGGGCGGAACTTGTGTGGAGACATGGACCAGTCGTGATGCATTCGAAAAGAACGATGAATTCAAAGGAATGATTGCTGGAGTTCCTCAAGTAGATATGGGGTCAGTTTTTGAAATATACAAAAAATCACTTTTGGATAATATCAAAACGGTTCAAGGTTTTGAAGTGACAGATGCTAACGAAAAGGAGTATAAAGCAGCAGATTTTAATGATGCTAAATGGCCGGAAATAAAAGTGCCTTCCTTATGGGAAAATCAACAAATTGGTAATATTGACGGAATCGTTTGGATGCGAAAAACCATTGTTTTATCAGCCGAACAAGCCAAAAAAGAAGCCGTTTTACACATGGCCAAAATAGACGACGAAGACACCACTTATGTCAACGGTGTTCAGGTGGGGACCAATACGATTTGGGAAACCAGCAGAATCTACAAAATTCCTGCTGGCGTTTTGAAAGAAGGAAAAAATGTGATTGCTGTGCGAATTACGGATTACAGCGGAGGTGGTGGAATTTACGGAGATCCTAATGATTTAAAAATTGATTTCAAAGATTCAAATGTTTCTTTGCAAGGGCTTTGGAAGTTTAATGTAATAAAGGTAAAAATTGAAATTTCGCCCAATAGTTATCCTTCGTTGTTGTATAACGCTATGATAAATCCATTGATTCCGTATGCTTTCAAAGGAGTTTTGTGGTACCAAGGAGAGGCCAATGTCTGGAGAGCAAAACAGTACAAAAAAGCGTTTCCGCTAATGATAAATGATTGGAGAACCAAATGGAATCAGGGTAGTTTTCCTTTTTACTTTGTGCAATTATCAAGTTTTAATGAATTTAATGGAAACAGTAAAGTAGGCAGCCGATGGGCGGAACTTCGCGAAGCACAATCCGAAACTTTAAAATTGCCAAATACAGGTATGGCAGTAACCACTGATATTGGAAACGCAAAGGATATTCATCCCACAAACAAACAAGATGTTGGACTGCGTTTGGAAGCCATTGCTTTGAATAATGATTACGGCAAAAAGCGAGTGCATAGCGGACCAACTTATAAATCTCAACAAATTAAAGGAAACCAAATCATTCTGACTTTCGATAACATTGGAGGTGGATTGTCTACTTCAGATAGCACGGATAATGTAAAAGGATTTGAAATCGCTGGTTCCGACAAGGTATTTCATTCTGCAAAAGCGATTATCAAAGGCAATAAAATAATAGTTTCTAGCGAAAAAGTGCCAAATCCGGTTGCCGTGCATTACGGTTGGGCAGACGATGATACAGAAATCAATCTTTTCAATAAAGAAAAATTCCCTGCATCGCCCTTTAGAACCGATAATTGGGAAATGATTACTGTGAATGAAAAATACCAAGTAAGTAAGTAA
- a CDS encoding cellulase family glycosylhydrolase: MKKIIISATLCVAFLGLWACSSDSGTEPVKPDAKTLTLDTNTIDFISAGSVANVTITTNVVSYTISSSDSSWLQLSKTTGVTGTTTVNVTALANTTTAVRTAVITISSSQIASVQIAVSQAAAVPVVSLYPSYNTNPLPADATGMASNAVELASKIKLGWNIGNTLEATGGETAWGNPKVTKALIDLVKANGFNAIRIPCSWNQNLANTSTAQIKTEWLNRVKEVVQYCVDNDMYVIVNTHWDGGWLENNCTEAKKAENNAKQKAFWEQIATSLRGFDEHLLFASANEPNVDNATQMAVLTSYHQTFIDAVRATGGKNANRTLIVQGPSTDIEKTNKLMLTLPTDNVASRMMVEVHYYTPYQFCLMDKDADWGKMFYYWGANYHSTTDTAHNSTWGEEADLDKFFLSMKTQFVSKGIPVILGEFGAIRRDLTGDDLTLHLNSRAYYLKYVVKQAKANGLIPFYWDAGNMGVNTMSLFNRTDNTVYDSQALTALQDGLK, from the coding sequence ATGAAAAAAATAATAATTAGCGCTACTTTATGCGTTGCTTTTTTAGGACTTTGGGCTTGTAGCTCCGATTCAGGAACAGAGCCAGTGAAACCAGACGCAAAAACACTTACTCTAGACACAAACACAATTGATTTTATAAGCGCAGGAAGTGTTGCCAATGTAACGATTACGACAAATGTGGTGTCATACACAATTAGTAGTTCAGATAGCAGTTGGTTACAGTTGAGCAAAACTACAGGTGTTACAGGAACCACTACAGTTAATGTAACAGCTTTGGCTAATACAACCACTGCTGTAAGGACTGCTGTAATAACAATTAGTTCAAGTCAAATAGCTTCTGTGCAAATAGCGGTTTCTCAAGCCGCAGCAGTTCCAGTTGTTTCGCTATATCCAAGTTACAATACCAATCCGCTACCGGCTGATGCTACTGGAATGGCAAGTAATGCTGTAGAGCTTGCCTCCAAAATCAAACTGGGTTGGAACATCGGTAACACATTAGAAGCGACAGGTGGCGAAACTGCCTGGGGGAATCCAAAGGTTACCAAAGCATTGATTGATTTGGTAAAAGCCAATGGTTTTAATGCAATTCGAATTCCGTGTTCTTGGAATCAAAATTTAGCAAATACATCTACAGCACAAATCAAAACAGAATGGCTGAATCGAGTAAAAGAAGTTGTTCAATATTGTGTAGATAATGACATGTATGTGATTGTGAATACTCACTGGGACGGGGGGTGGCTCGAAAATAATTGTACCGAAGCCAAAAAAGCAGAAAATAACGCCAAACAAAAAGCGTTTTGGGAACAAATAGCAACCAGTTTACGTGGTTTTGATGAGCATTTGCTTTTTGCCAGTGCCAATGAACCAAACGTTGACAATGCAACCCAAATGGCTGTATTAACATCCTATCACCAAACATTTATTGATGCGGTTCGTGCTACAGGAGGTAAAAACGCCAATCGTACACTGATTGTGCAAGGGCCATCAACCGATATTGAAAAAACAAACAAATTAATGTTGACTTTGCCTACCGATAATGTGGCGAGCCGAATGATGGTTGAGGTGCATTATTATACACCATATCAATTTTGTCTAATGGACAAAGATGCAGATTGGGGTAAAATGTTTTATTATTGGGGAGCAAATTACCATTCAACTACAGACACTGCCCACAATTCGACTTGGGGAGAAGAAGCCGATTTGGATAAATTTTTCCTTTCTATGAAAACGCAATTTGTGAGTAAAGGTATTCCGGTAATTTTAGGTGAGTTTGGAGCTATTAGACGCGATTTGACAGGTGATGACTTGACTTTGCATCTCAATTCAAGAGCTTATTATTTAAAGTATGTAGTAAAACAAGCTAAGGCTAATGGTTTGATTCCGTTTTACTGGGACGCTGGAAATATGGGAGTAAACACAATGTCGTTATTCAATAGAACCGACAATACGGTTTATGATTCTCAGGCGTTAACAGCTTTACAAGACGGATTAAAATAA